One region of Armigeres subalbatus isolate Guangzhou_Male chromosome 3, GZ_Asu_2, whole genome shotgun sequence genomic DNA includes:
- the LOC134223845 gene encoding protein SREK1IP1, protein MEFLSGGGQKNTVRAACKKCGYAGHLTYQCRNYLKIDETHQIIVPEEKRSSSESPELNYLTPLQELRRQEELEESARAEKRAEKERRKAAKKLKKKMKRKHSTSTSSSEDSDTNRRRHKKSSRKHTKEKKKKTKSKKKKSRRKYSESSSD, encoded by the exons ATGGAATTTCTTAGCGGAGGAGGTCAGAAAAACACCGTAAGAGCTGCCTGTAAAAAGTGCGGGTACGCCGGCCATTTAACGTATCAGTGCCGTAATTATTTGAAG ATTGACGAAACCCACCAGATTATAGTCCCCGAGGAGAAACGTTCCAGCAGTGAATCGCCAGAGCTGAACTACCTTACTCCCCTGCAAGAGCTTAGGCGCCAGGAAGAGTTGGAGGAGAGTGCTCGCGCAGAGAAACGTGCCGAGAAAGAGCGCAGGAAAGCCGCCAAGAAActgaaaaagaaaatgaaacgCAAACATTCGACATCCACTTCATCCAGCGAGGACTCGGATACTAATCGTCGTCGACATAAGAAATCATCCAGAAAGCACAcaaaagagaagaagaaaaagactaagagcaagaaaaagaagtctCGACGAAAATATTCCGAAAGTAGTAGTGATTAA
- the LOC134223844 gene encoding AP-3 complex subunit beta-2, which produces MLSSGSAAIGVSALTAANYGNERSDVVEYANEGGFFHADYKKHDDLKQMLDSNKDSLKLEAMKRIIGMIAKGRDASDLFPAVVKNVVSKNIEIKKLVYVYLVRYAEEQQDLALLSISTFQRALKDPNQLIRASALRVLSSIRVSMIVPIVMLAIRDSASDMSPYVRKTAAHAIPKLYHLDAEQKDELITVIEKLLADRTTLVVGSAVMAFEEVCPERTDLIHKNYRKLCNLLVDVDEWGQVLIINMLTRYARTQFMDPNVDDFNDEDDEENKPFYDESSSESEQNKVALKSPRKTYSLDIDHRLILRQAKPLLQSRNASVVMAVAQLYHHIAPKNEVTIVAKALIRLLRSHKEVQSVVLTCIASMSVERKSIFEQYLKSFFVRSSDQTHIKLLKLDILTNLATETSISVILREFQTYISSNDKDFVASTIQAIGRCAASIHEVTDTCLNGLVHLLSNKDEYVVAESVVVIKKLLQTQKEEHFDIITQMAKLLDFIQVAAARASILWLIGEYNEKVPKIAPDVLRKLAKSFIDEQDVVKLQVLNLAVKLYLTNPQQTELLCQYVFNLARYDQNYDIRDRARFLKQFIFPAGGKQTVLSQNAKNIFLAEKPAPTLESKYHGRKRFQLGSLSHYLNMRANGYQDLPFFPEVAPDGSVRNVEVVQDYGNTTHSGDVQMIDDDAPAGKSRDKKHAKTKSFYSESEKSSSEDESSSGSSSSTSGSSGSESGSGSDSDSDDENGNELTKASYNEVDGATKSKAEFESLSSGSEDESEDSSSSSGSYESSSSDSEDSKNSTRTSSPVSGNRNTKSNKILQSNDSKTAKLSQKSNLDLLLDLDDIPPVGPIMTPSLGGFLTPMTGTVADSQVPSNDIDLVGPSYIPNKFHELLNKVNGYGLGITYRFTRAPHLYSAKMISIELTFTNHGNMELTDVQIVKKNLQSGMSLNETPTLEILNSKQAWTGILGLDFNDSTQPANFEVKSSSGTSKITLKAPVGELIRSVMLSESHFLTERAKLRGMTEHSSSFPLDASLTVQNRSLHQKIFEVANVANVPSSEGDKILFAAQTMGSGSLVLIVLQLKEGSDCSLTVNCDKMVVGSMLLNEIRAAIKQ; this is translated from the exons ATGCTATCGTCGGGTTCGGCGGCTATCGGTGTCAGTGCCCTGACTGCAGCCAACTACGGAAATGAGCGCAGTGACGTGGTCGAATATGCCAATGAGGGTGGATTCTTCCATGCCGATTACAAAAA GCACGATGACCTCAAACAAATGCTGGACAGCAACAAGGACAGTCTTAAACTGGAAGCAATGAAACGCATCATCGGGATGATTGCCAAGGGTCGCGATGCTTCGGATTTGTTCCCGGCAGTGGTGAAAAATGTTGTTTCCAAGAATATCGAAATTAAGAAACTGGTTTACGTCTACTTGGTTCGCTATGCGGAGGAACAGCAAGATTTGGCGTTGCTGTCCATATCGACATTCCAACGGGCTCTGAAAGATCCCAATCAGTTGATCAGAGCAAGTGCTTTGAGAGTTTTGTCCAGTATCAGAGTTTCGATGATTGTTCCAATTGTGATGTTGGCCATTCGCGATTCAGCGTCTGATATGAGTCCTTACGTACGTAAAACGGCGGCTCATGCCATTCCTAAGCTATATCACCTGGATGCGGAACAGAAAGATGAACTGATTACCGTGATTGAAAAGCTTCTGGCTGATAGAACCACTCTTGTTGTCGGGTCAGCAGTGATGGCATTTGAAGAGGTTTGTCCAGAACGGACCGATTTGATCCACAAAAATTATCGGAAGTTGTGCAATCTGCTGGTCGACGTTGACGAATGGGGCCAGGTACTGATTATTAACATGTTGACTCGATACGCCAGGACTCAGTTTATGGACCCAAATGTAGAT gATTTTAACGATGAGGACGACGAAGAAAACAAGCCTTTCTATGACGAATCATCCTCTGAGTCAGAACAAAATAAAGTTGCGTTAAAATCACCGAGGAAAACCTACTCCTTAGACATTGACCATCGTCTCATTCTGCGCCAAGCAAAGCCACTTCTTCAAAGTCGCAATGCTTCCGTTGTGATGGCCGTGGCCCAACTTTACCATCACATCGCACCTAAAAACGAGGTCACAATTGTGGCCAAAGCGTTGATAAGATTGCTCCGCAGCCATAAGGAAGTGCAAAGCGTTGTCCTTACGTGCATCGCTTCGATGTCTGTGGAGCGAAAATCTATATTTGAACAGtatttgaaatcattttttgtgAGATCAAGCGATCAAACACACATCAAACTGTTAAAGCTGGACATTTTGACCAACCTTGCTACGGAAACGAGCATTTCGGTGATTCTTCGGGAGTTTCAGACATACATCAGTAGCAACGATAAGGACTTTGTTGCCTCAACCATTCAGGCTATTGGAAGATGTGCTGCATCGATTCATGAGGTGACGGACACATGCCTAAACGGGTTGGTTCATTTATTATCAAATAAGGATG AATACGTCGTTGCAGAAAGTGTGGTGGTTATTAAAAAATTGCTGCAAACCCAGAAAGAAGAACACTTCGACATTATTACACAAATGGCCAAACTGTTGGACTTCATTCAGGTTGCGGCCGCACGTGCTTCCATCTTGTGGTTGATTGGAGAGTACAATGAAAAGGTTCCGAAAATCGCTCCAGATGTGCTGCGAAAGCTCGCCAAATCGTTCATCGACGAACAGGACGTCGTCAAGTTGCAAGTATTGAATTTGGCTGTCAAATTGTATTTGACCAATCCGCAGCAAACGGAACTACTTTGTCAGTACGTGTTCAATTTGGCTCGTTATGATCAGAATTACGACATTAGGGATCGAGCTAGATTTCTGAAGCAGTTTATTTTCCCGGCAGGCGGGAAGCAGACAGTTCTTTCTCAAAACGCGAAAAATATTTTCCTGGCCGAGAAACCCGCTCCGACACTCGAGAGCAAGTACCACGGTAGAAAACGATTTCAGCTCGGTTCACTTTCGCATTATTTGAATATGCGAGCTAATGGTTATCAAGACTTACCCTTCTTCCCGGAAGTAGCTCCAGATGGTTCAGTCCGGAATGTAGAGGTTGTGCAGGATTATGGAAATACAACGCATAGTGGTGATGTGCAGATGATTGATGATGATGCGCCTGCTGGAAAATCACGCGATAAAAAACATGCAAAGACAAAGTCATTCTATTCCGAGTCGGAAAAGAGTTCATCGGAAGATGAGAGTAGCTCTGGTTCCAGTTCTAGCACAAGTGGATCATCTGGTTCGGAATCCGGATCTGGGTCGGATTCGGATTCCGATGACGAAAATGGAAATGAGTTAACAAAAGCATCATACAATGAGGTTGATGGCGCCACAAAGTCAAAGGCGGAATTTGAGTCGCTGTCGTCTGGATCGGAGGATGAAAGCGAAGATAGCAGTAGCAGCAGCGGCAGTTATGAAAGCTCATCTAGCGACAGTGAAGATAGTAAAAATAGTACCCGTACATCAAGCCCTGTATCTGGGAATAGAAATACCAAATCCAACAAAATTCTCCAATCCAACGATTCTAAAACAGCTAAGCTCTCCCAAAAGAGCAACCTTGATTTACTGCTTGATTTAGACGACATACCACCAGTTGGACCGATAATGACTCCTTCTTTGGGTGGATTCCTAACTCCAATGACTGGAACAGTTGCTGACAGCCAGGTACCATCTAATGACATAGATCTGGTTGGTCCGAGTTACATTCCCAACAAGTTTCACGAACTGCTGAATAAGGTCAACGGATATGGTCTTGGAATTACTTACCGCTTCACAAGAGCCCCTCATCTctattcagccaaaatgatttCCATTGAATTGACTTTTACAAATCACGGCAATATGGAACTAACCGACGTTCAAATCGTCAAGAAAAATCTCCAATCTGGAATGTCTCTCAACGAAACGCCAACTCTTGAAATCCTCAATTCAAAGCAGGCCTGGACTGGCATTCTGGGACTGGATTTTAACGACTCAACTCAGCCGGCCAACTTCGAGGTGAAATCAAGCAGCGGCACGAGCAAAATAACGTTGAAAGCACCGGTCGGTGAGCTCATTCGATCAGTCATGCTCTCCGAGTCGCACTTCCTAACGGAAAGAGCGAAACTTCGAGGCATGACCGAACATTCTTCCAGTTTTCCGTTGGATGCGTCACTTACGGTGCAGAACAGATCGTTGCATCAGAAGATTTTCGAAGTGGCGAACGTTGCCAACGTACCCAGTTCGGAGGGGGACAAAATTCTGTTCGCCGCACAGACAATGGGTTCAGGAAGTTTAGTGTTGATTGTGCTGCAACTCAAGGAAGGGTCGGATTGTTCGCTGACTGTTAATTGTGACAAAATGGTTGTTGGATCAATGCTTTTGAATGAAATTAGGGCAGCGATCAAACAATAA
- the LOC134223851 gene encoding aldehyde dehydrogenase, mitochondrial, producing MLRLLLKALPKSGVGKQIARYSSIPAPKTSPEILYTGIFINNEWNKSIGGKVFPTLNPTNEQVIAEIQQGEKADIDVAVAAAREAFKLGSPWRRMDASKRGQLLYRLADLMERDRVYLASLETLDNGKPYFMSYNVDVPMAIGNLRYYAGWADKNHGKVIPMDGEFFTYTRLEPVGVCGQIIPWNFPILMAAWKFGPALATGNTIVLKPAEQTSLTALYMAQLVKEAGFPPGVVNVVPGFGDAGAALVQHNDVDKVAFTGSTEVGKKIQQGAGLSNLKRTTLELGGKSPNIILSDADMKHAVETSHFGLFFNMGQCCCAGSRTFIEDKIYDEFVERSAERAKKRTVGNPFDLTTEHGPQVDKAQYDKILGLIDTGKKQGAKLVAGGNKYEGLPGYFIEPTVFADVKDDMTIAREEIFGPVQQLIRFKSLDEVIERANNSEYGLAAAVFSKDIDKVNYLVQGLRAGTVWVNTYNVLSAQAPFGGYKMSGHGRENGEYGLQAYTEVKSVITRIPVKNS from the exons atgttgcgtcTGCTGTTGAAAGCATTGCCGAAGTCGGGTGTTGGCAAACAAATTGCCAGATATTCGTCTATTCCGGCACCAAAAACATCTCCAGAAATCCTGTACACGGGG ATCTTCATAAACAACGAGTGGAATAAAAGCATCGGAGGCAAGGTTTTCCCTACGCTGAACCCAACCAACGAGCAAGTCATTGCCGAAATTCAGCAAGGCGAGAAGGCAGACATCGACGTAGCGGTCGCCGCAGCACGGGAAGCTTTTAA ACTTGGATCCCCATGGCGCCGAATGGATGCTTCCAAGCGTGGGCAGTTGCTGTACAGGCTGGCAGATCTTATGGAAAGGGATCGTGTCTATTTAGCG AGCCTGGAAACTCTGGATAACGGAAAACCGTACTTCATGTCGTACAACGTAGACGTTCCTATGGCAATTGGCAATCTGCGCTATTATGCCGGTTGGGCGGATAAAAACCACGGAAAGGTGATTCCCATGGATGGAGAATTCTTCACTTACACTCGTCTTGAACCGGTAGGCGTATGTGGGCAAATCATCCCCTGGAACTTCCCAATTCTGATGGCTGCCTGGAAGTTCGGACCAGCTCTGGCAACTGGAAATACTATTGTTCTGAAACCCGCAGAGCAGACAAGTCTAACTGCACTGTATATGGCTCAGCTGGTCAAGGAagcaggattccctccgggTGTCGTGAACGTTGTACCAGGATTTGGAGATGCTGGAGCGGCTTTGGTTCAGCACAATGACGTGGATAAGGTTGCGTTCACTGGTTCCACCGAAGTCGGCAAAAAAATTCAACAAGGTGCCGGTTTGAGCAATCTGAAAAGAACGACCTTGGAGTTGGGGGGAAAAAGTCCAAACATCATTCTTTCGGATGCTGACATGAAACATGCCGTTGAGACGTCGCACTTTGGGCTGTTCTTTAACATGGGTCAGTGCTGCTGTGCCGGTTCGCGCACATTCATAGAGGACAAAATATACGACGAATTCGTCGAACGCAGTGCCGAACGGGCAAAGAAGCGAACCGTTGGCAATCCGTTCGATCTGACTACCGAACATGGTCCACAGGTGGACAAGGCCCAATATGACAAAATTCTGGGCCTCATTGATACTGGTAAAAAGCAAGGAGCTAAGTTAGTTGCCGGAGGCAACAAATACGAGGGATTGCCCGGGTATTTCATCGAGCCGACCGTATTTGCGGATGTAAAGGATGATATGACCATCGCCCGAGAAGAG ATATTCGGCCCGGTGCAGCAGCTGATCCGTTTTAAATCGCTGGACGAGGTAATCGAACGGGCTAATAATTCAGAATATGGACTTGCTGCTGCAGTGTTCTCCAAGGACATCGATAAGGTAAATTATTTGGTTCAGGGACTTCGAGCCGGCACCGTTTGGGTCAACACCTACAATGTGCTCTCGGCCCAGGCACCTTTCGGAGGTTACAAAATGTCCGGGCATGGTCGTGAAAACGGCGAGTACGGTCTACAAGCATACACCGAGGTCAAGAGTGTAATTACTCGTATTCCAGTTAAAAACTCATAA